In Chitinispirillales bacterium, the DNA window TTTTACTTCCCGTGTAAAATTCTATAGTGTTTTTTTCAATCAGGTCGTGTTCCACTTTCGCAAAAACGCAGCTTTCAATATCTTCGGGGGCAAAACCGTTTCTCCACCAGGTTTTTCTGCGAATTAGACTCTCTATTCCGTCTGCGGCCGCCAATACGCAGGAGATAAAAACGTCACCGTCTTGTGTAACGCATTTATATTCAAACTGCAGATTGCTTTTTTGCAGAATTTCAACATTGGAAATATATGTATTGTTAAAATATTTTGCACCCGCTCTTTGCGCGTTTTCTACAAGTTCTCTATCCATTTTTGTTCTATCGACGCAGAAACTCTCGCCGATATTTTTAACTTCTATATGCGTGTCGTTTGCGGAAACAAACCTGACTTTGTCGATTTGAGACAAAACCCATTCCGGCTTGATTCCCGTTGAAACGCTCATTCCTTTAAATCCTACGCCTTCACCGCAGCGAACCGGCATAGACGGAAACTCCTTACGCTCAATAAGTGCGGTGTTCAGCCCTGATTTTGCACAGATTTCGGCGCAAATCGCTCCTGCCGGACCTGCGCCGACAATCACGACGTCAAATCTTTTAATAT includes these proteins:
- a CDS encoding NAD(P)/FAD-dependent oxidoreductase, giving the protein MDENIKRFDVVIVGAGPAGAICAEICAKSGLNTALIERKEFPSMPVRCGEGVGFKGMSVSTGIKPEWVLSQIDKVRFVSANDTHIEVKNIGESFCVDRTKMDRELVENAQRAGAKYFNNTYISNVEILQKSNLQFEYKCVTQDGDVFISCVLAAADGIESLIRRKTWWRNGFAPEDIESCVFAKVEHDLIEKNTIEFYTGSKIAVGGYLWVFGRGKNCANVGLGVLGKYSNAGLAKKLFYDFVDKKFPNAKITDLHCGGVPVGKYLSPLSKNGVVLAGDTAGQVNALNGGGIAYALFAGKTAGKTIVDSLKNGIVNYKKMNDYEKNWKKYCGKNQVRSYVLKTALLSKGDDFYNDVAAALKNENPEKLSYLRVFMKVFAKHPKLLLKVFFLFR